Within Nitrososphaera sp., the genomic segment CAGCGTAGGTTTGCTGGAAATTATTAAACGCTAATGTGACTAACAAGTGAAATCGGTTTTCACTATTGCGCCAAAACTTAGAAGATTACTTCGGCTAGGGCGCAGCATGCGCCGTACTAACCCGTGAAACGCCGGATTCTGTAGTTTGACTCAGTTTGTAGTCTGCGCCGCAGCCTCTTGCTGGACGGCAGATGGCGCTTCGGCAACAGCTTCAGTTGCGTTCAAGACTGGCGATGTCTCATTGATCCGAGTTGGCTCGGCAGTGAGTGATGCTGATGGGCTGCCTCGCGCTGGCCGCCTTGCCGATCTTTTTGCAGTTCCTGCTCGCAAGCCGGTGGTCTTGCGGCTCGACGACTTTTTGGCTGTGGTTCTCTTGGATTTTGCAGGTCGTACTTTTGATTTCGTCTTTTTGCCCCGCTTTGTTGCTGGCATGCAGCAAGTACTTGATGCCGCTTGTTTTTACCCTTTTTGGTTTTTCCCGGCGTCATAATCACAGAAGGAATAATAGAAGCGAAAGTCGATTGAGAGCACTCATTATTGGCTGATTCAAAGGGCTATTACGCGATACTTGGAGTTTCGGAAAGGGCCAGCTATCATGAGATAAGGCGCGCATACCGGCGGCTTGCAAAAAAGTACCATCCCGACAAGAATTCCTCCTCACAGGCAGAGGAAATTATAAAGACGATAAACCTGGCGTTTGAAGTCCTCTCGGACCACAACAAAAGGGCAGATTATGACAGGATGGGGATCGTCGACCCCGTTCACAGGGAGCATCATTACCAGGCCAGCCGGACAGCCCCAGAGAGCGCGGACTGGCAAGAGTTTGAGCGGCCTGGCACAGGCGCAGCGGAACCGGCTGAAAACAGCACTCCTGCGTCCCAGCACCCTTCAGGCCACCAGGCAGCTGAGCGGACCTCGGTGTATCACGGGCCAACATTGCTCGATACACCGAAGGGCAGGTTTCAGATCATAGTCGAGCCTTCCCTGTGCATGGCATTTGGCAGCTGCGAGGTT encodes:
- a CDS encoding DnaJ domain-containing protein, translating into MADSKGYYAILGVSERASYHEIRRAYRRLAKKYHPDKNSSSQAEEIIKTINLAFEVLSDHNKRADYDRMGIVDPVHREHHYQASRTAPESADWQEFERPGTGAAEPAENSTPASQHPSGHQAAERTSVYHGPTLLDTPKGRFQIIVEPSLCMAFGSCEVLAPKVFVVEKNRRVNPKAVVECETCETFERVYAAAQTCPTKAIRIVDRHTGEQIFP